From a single Streptomyces sp. NBC_01264 genomic region:
- a CDS encoding serine hydrolase gives MKAPGEAGNDGDTKGSGPTGPTAPDGGGSAPGTEGGGVGADGAWLEADGGVPGTEGGAIEADGSALEADDTAPEAAGAAREADGGAGGVRGLTRRRLGARLLALGGVLVLQAALPGAAGASGGPAERRALQGLRLRYGSARQAGLLEKHLEGVADEARRFLGPSPEHPYYSGAVVLAGRGRTVALHRAMGDAVRYADYDGRTDRVREFPAAQRIAMAEDTVFDLASLSKLFTSLLAVQQMERGRLELEAPVNRYLPEFTGGGKESVTVRQLLTHTSGLRSWAPFYQEPTKAGQLRLLWSVRPQETPGTVYRYSDLNLIALQLLLERITGHTLDLLLQDEITAPLGMHRTRYNPPLSWRRATAATEVQRPPWSGLDRGLVWGEVHDENAYALGGVAGHAGVFGTAWDLAILARTLLDGGVYAGRRILRPASVELLFTDYNTVFPGDDHGLGFELYQHWYMGAMATPHSAGHTGFTGTSLVLDPSTDSFLILLGNSVHPVRTWRAGSAPRVATGNRFARAVPVRTKHGGPAWYSGMETGGSGTLTLPPLTPSTGAARLRCALWWDTVPGAGALHLEASADGQTWEPLPFTTVRTTGGGAEQWPRGSVSGWSGRIWHRLEAPLAAWAGREVRLRFRHTAQGRYVGRGVYVDVLRVSEPSHLLFAEDRPADAARIETTGWSRSAD, from the coding sequence ATGAAGGCACCAGGGGAAGCCGGGAACGACGGTGACACGAAGGGCTCCGGCCCGACCGGCCCGACGGCCCCCGACGGCGGCGGCAGCGCGCCCGGGACGGAGGGCGGCGGGGTCGGCGCGGACGGGGCCTGGCTCGAGGCGGACGGCGGCGTGCCCGGGACGGAGGGCGGCGCGATCGAGGCGGACGGCAGCGCGCTGGAGGCGGACGACACCGCGCCAGAGGCAGCCGGCGCCGCACGCGAGGCGGACGGCGGCGCCGGAGGCGTGCGCGGGCTCACCCGGCGGCGGCTCGGGGCGCGGCTGCTCGCGCTGGGCGGTGTGCTCGTGCTCCAGGCCGCGCTGCCCGGGGCCGCGGGGGCCTCCGGGGGGCCGGCCGAGCGGCGCGCGCTCCAGGGACTGCGGCTGCGGTACGGGTCCGCCCGCCAGGCCGGGCTGCTGGAGAAGCACCTCGAAGGGGTGGCGGACGAGGCGCGGCGCTTCCTCGGCCCCTCCCCCGAACACCCTTACTACTCCGGAGCCGTGGTCCTCGCCGGCCGGGGCCGCACCGTGGCGCTGCACCGGGCGATGGGCGACGCCGTCCGGTACGCCGACTACGACGGCCGCACCGACCGGGTCCGGGAGTTCCCGGCCGCCCAGCGGATCGCGATGGCCGAGGACACGGTCTTCGACCTGGCCTCCCTCTCCAAGCTGTTCACCTCCCTGCTGGCCGTGCAGCAGATGGAGCGCGGACGCCTCGAGCTGGAGGCGCCGGTGAACCGGTACCTGCCCGAGTTCACGGGCGGGGGCAAGGAGTCGGTCACCGTGCGCCAGCTCCTCACGCACACCTCGGGCCTCCGCTCCTGGGCCCCCTTCTACCAGGAGCCCACCAAGGCGGGTCAGTTGAGGCTGCTGTGGTCGGTGCGGCCCCAGGAGACCCCGGGGACGGTCTACCGCTATTCCGACCTCAACCTCATCGCCCTCCAACTGCTCCTGGAACGGATCACCGGTCACACTCTGGACCTCCTGCTCCAGGACGAGATCACCGCTCCGCTCGGGATGCACCGCACTCGTTACAACCCACCGCTCTCCTGGCGCCGGGCCACGGCCGCCACCGAGGTGCAGCGCCCGCCCTGGTCCGGGCTGGACCGCGGGCTCGTCTGGGGCGAGGTCCACGACGAGAACGCGTACGCGCTGGGCGGAGTCGCCGGTCACGCCGGGGTCTTCGGCACCGCCTGGGACCTGGCGATCCTCGCCCGCACCCTCCTCGACGGCGGGGTCTACGCCGGCAGGCGGATCCTGCGCCCCGCCTCCGTCGAGCTCCTCTTCACCGACTACAACACCGTCTTCCCCGGCGACGACCACGGCCTGGGCTTCGAGCTCTACCAGCACTGGTACATGGGCGCCATGGCCACCCCGCACTCCGCCGGCCACACCGGTTTCACCGGCACCTCCCTGGTCCTGGACCCCTCCACGGACTCCTTCCTGATCCTGCTGGGCAACTCCGTCCACCCCGTGCGCACCTGGCGCGCCGGGAGCGCCCCGCGCGTCGCCACCGGCAACCGCTTCGCCCGCGCCGTCCCCGTCCGTACGAAGCACGGCGGCCCGGCCTGGTACTCCGGCATGGAGACCGGCGGCTCGGGCACCCTGACGCTGCCGCCCCTCACCCCCAGCACGGGCGCCGCCCGGCTGCGCTGCGCGTTGTGGTGGGACACCGTGCCCGGCGCCGGAGCCCTGCACCTGGAGGCCTCCGCCGACGGGCAGACCTGGGAGCCGCTCCCCTTCACCACCGTCCGCACCACCGGCGGCGGCGCCGAACAGTGGCCGCGGGGCTCCGTCTCCGGCTGGTCGGGCCGCATCTGGCACCGCCTCGAAGCCCCGCTCGCCGCCTGGGCCGGCCGAGAGGTCCGCCTCCGCTTCCGCCACACCGCGCAGGGCCGTTACGTGGGCCGCGGCGTCTACGTCGACGTCCTGCGCGTCTCCGAACCCTCCCACCTCCTCTTCGCCGAGGACCGCCCCGCGGACGCCGCCCGCATCGAGACGACGGGCTGGTCCCGCTCGGCGGACTGA
- a CDS encoding penicillin acylase family protein produces MRLLHGHGRARPLLRRVAVTGTALLIAASAIPEAAARDQGSGPSGGGLSAVIRYTENGIPHILARDYAHLGFGTGWAQAADQVCVLADGFLTVSGERSRWFGPDAVPDGSLSSAAGNLSSDLFFKGVRDSGAVERLLAVPAPAGPGKEVKELMRGWAAGYNAWLAQNEITDPACKGAGWVRPVTGTDVAARGLAVSVLGGQGRAVDGITSARPPGATTVPAAPEAAGPDPAAAAEAAREFFDTTRYDRGSNAVAFAGSTTANGSGLLLGNPHYPWQGGRRFWQSQQTIPGELNVSGGSLLGTTVVNIGFNEKVAWSHTVATGTPVNLHQLSLDPADPTTYLVDGKPEKMTARTVSVQVAGGSPVTRTQWWTRYGPVLSGLGAGLPLPWTTTTAYALADPNAVNLRGSDTALAMGRARSVAGVQDALRRTQGLPWVNTVAADSAGDTLFTQSQVLPRITDELAARCSTPLGRATYTSSGLAVLDGSRGDCAPGSDPDAVQPGVFGPGRAPTLRGADYAENSNDSAWLANADRPITGYERIWGNAGTPRSLRTRGALEDISAMAARGGLTVADLEEQQFANRVPAGDLAAADAAKACAALPGGTATGSDGAAVDVSAACGVLATWDHKADTTSRGGLLFDRFWRKLTATTAAKDLWLVPFDAADPVRTPRTLNQAAPGIGRALADTVTELRKAGIPADAPLGEHQFVVRGGQKLPVGGGTEALGVWNKIEAPWNAAAGGYAEVLHGSSHIQAVGWDGSRCPVARTLLTYGQSSNPNSPYAADQTRLFSQERWVRARFCERDILTSPRLKVVWPRERR; encoded by the coding sequence TTGCGCCTACTCCACGGACACGGTCGCGCCCGCCCGCTCCTCCGTCGCGTCGCCGTCACCGGCACCGCACTGCTGATCGCCGCCTCGGCGATACCCGAGGCCGCCGCCCGCGACCAGGGCTCCGGCCCGTCCGGCGGTGGCCTGTCGGCCGTCATCCGGTACACCGAGAACGGGATCCCGCACATCCTGGCCCGGGACTACGCCCACCTCGGTTTCGGCACCGGCTGGGCGCAGGCCGCCGACCAGGTGTGCGTGCTCGCCGACGGGTTCCTGACCGTTTCCGGGGAGCGGTCGCGGTGGTTCGGCCCGGACGCCGTGCCCGACGGTTCGCTCTCCTCCGCCGCCGGGAACCTCTCCAGCGACCTGTTCTTCAAGGGCGTGCGCGACTCCGGCGCCGTGGAGCGGCTGCTGGCCGTGCCCGCGCCGGCCGGGCCGGGCAAGGAGGTCAAGGAGCTGATGCGGGGCTGGGCCGCCGGCTACAACGCCTGGCTGGCCCAGAACGAGATCACCGACCCGGCCTGCAAGGGCGCCGGGTGGGTGCGCCCGGTCACCGGCACCGACGTCGCCGCCCGCGGCCTCGCCGTCTCGGTCCTCGGCGGCCAGGGCCGCGCCGTCGACGGGATCACCTCGGCAAGGCCCCCGGGTGCCACGACCGTCCCGGCCGCCCCGGAGGCTGCCGGCCCCGATCCGGCGGCGGCCGCGGAGGCGGCCCGGGAGTTCTTCGACACCACCCGCTACGACAGGGGCTCCAACGCGGTGGCCTTCGCGGGCTCCACCACCGCGAACGGCTCCGGCCTGCTCCTCGGCAACCCGCACTACCCGTGGCAGGGCGGCCGCCGGTTCTGGCAGTCGCAGCAGACCATTCCCGGCGAGCTGAACGTCTCCGGCGGCTCGCTGCTGGGCACCACCGTGGTGAACATCGGCTTCAACGAGAAGGTCGCCTGGAGCCACACGGTGGCCACCGGCACCCCCGTCAACCTGCACCAGCTGAGCCTCGATCCGGCCGACCCGACCACCTATCTGGTGGACGGCAAGCCGGAGAAGATGACCGCACGCACCGTCAGCGTCCAGGTCGCGGGCGGCTCCCCGGTCACCCGGACCCAGTGGTGGACCCGCTACGGCCCGGTCCTGTCCGGCCTCGGCGCCGGCCTCCCGCTCCCCTGGACCACGACCACCGCCTACGCGCTGGCCGACCCCAACGCCGTGAACCTGCGCGGCTCCGACACCGCCCTGGCCATGGGCAGGGCCCGCTCGGTCGCCGGTGTCCAGGACGCCCTGCGGCGCACGCAGGGCCTGCCGTGGGTCAACACGGTGGCCGCCGATTCGGCGGGCGACACCCTCTTCACCCAGTCCCAGGTGCTCCCCCGCATCACGGACGAGCTCGCCGCGCGCTGCTCGACCCCGCTGGGCAGGGCCACGTACACCTCCTCGGGGCTGGCGGTGCTCGACGGCTCGCGCGGCGACTGCGCGCCCGGCTCCGACCCGGACGCGGTGCAGCCCGGGGTCTTCGGCCCGGGCCGGGCGCCGACGCTGCGGGGCGCCGATTACGCCGAGAACTCCAACGACAGTGCCTGGCTGGCCAACGCGGACCGGCCGATCACCGGCTACGAGCGGATCTGGGGCAATGCCGGAACTCCGCGCTCGCTGCGCACCCGGGGCGCCCTGGAGGACATCTCGGCGATGGCGGCCCGGGGCGGGCTGACGGTGGCGGACCTGGAGGAGCAGCAGTTCGCGAACCGGGTTCCGGCCGGTGATCTGGCGGCCGCCGACGCGGCGAAGGCCTGCGCGGCCCTGCCGGGCGGGACGGCCACGGGCTCCGACGGCGCCGCCGTGGACGTGTCGGCGGCCTGCGGGGTGCTGGCGACCTGGGACCACAAGGCCGATACCACGAGCCGCGGCGGGCTGCTCTTCGACCGGTTCTGGCGGAAGCTGACCGCGACCACGGCGGCCAAGGACCTGTGGCTGGTGCCCTTCGACGCGGCCGATCCGGTACGGACGCCCCGCACGCTCAACCAGGCGGCGCCCGGGATCGGGCGGGCCCTCGCCGACACGGTGACGGAGCTGAGGAAGGCGGGCATCCCTGCGGACGCCCCGCTCGGGGAGCACCAGTTCGTGGTGCGCGGCGGGCAGAAGCTGCCGGTGGGCGGCGGAACGGAGGCCCTGGGCGTCTGGAACAAGATCGAGGCTCCGTGGAACGCGGCGGCCGGCGGCTACGCGGAGGTCCTGCACGGCTCCAGTCACATCCAGGCGGTCGGCTGGGACGGCAGCCGGTGCCCGGTGGCGCGCACGCTGCTGACGTACGGCCAGTCCTCGAACCCGAATTCCCCGTACGCGGCCGACCAGACCCGGCTCTTCTCCCAGGAACGCTGGGTGAGGGCACGGTTCTGCGAGCGGGACATCCTCACCTCGCCCCGGCTGAAGGTGGTCTGGCCGCGCGAGCGGCGCTGA
- a CDS encoding fatty acyl-CoA synthetase translates to MTPVRKNTVDGLLHDSARRVPERIAVRYRERTWTYAELDAAVSTGAAVLRGRYGLTEGDRVATFGHNSDAYLLAFLACARAGLTHVPVNQNLTGEDLAYILENSGSALVLADPELAARIPEGFAVRPLRDAPGSFLAEPAEPGGTGPEDLARSADPSRLAQLLYTSGTTALPKGAMMTHEALCHEYESAIAALDLAEGDLPVHSLPLYHSAQMHVFLLPYLAVGASNTIVDAPVAEEIFGLVEVGQADSLFAPPTVWIGLANHPDFADFAVRDLSALRKAYYGASIMPVPVLERLRARLPGLGFYNCFGQSEIGPLATVLRPEEHEGRMDSCGRPVHHVEARVVDEDGAEVPDGTAGEVVYRSPQLCLGYWNDADATKKAFRDGWFRSGDLAVRDPEGYFTVVDRVKDVINSGGVLVASRQVEDVLYTHPGVAEAAVVGLPDERWIEAVTAVVVPRDGVTEAELLAYAREKLAHFKAPKRILFVDSLPRNASGKILKRTLRDRFSSPD, encoded by the coding sequence ATGACCCCGGTGCGCAAGAACACGGTCGACGGCCTGCTCCACGACAGCGCGCGGCGCGTCCCGGAACGGATCGCGGTCCGCTACCGCGAGCGGACCTGGACCTACGCGGAACTGGACGCGGCCGTCTCCACGGGCGCCGCCGTGCTGCGCGGGCGCTACGGGCTGACCGAGGGGGACCGGGTCGCGACCTTCGGGCACAACTCCGACGCCTATCTCCTGGCCTTCCTCGCCTGCGCGCGGGCCGGGCTCACGCACGTCCCCGTCAACCAGAACCTCACCGGGGAGGACCTCGCGTACATCCTGGAGAACTCCGGGAGCGCGCTCGTCCTCGCGGACCCGGAACTGGCCGCGCGGATCCCCGAGGGCTTCGCCGTACGCCCGCTGCGCGACGCGCCGGGCTCCTTCCTGGCCGAACCGGCCGAACCCGGCGGGACCGGGCCCGAGGACCTCGCCCGCTCCGCGGATCCGTCGCGGCTGGCGCAGCTGCTGTACACCTCCGGGACCACCGCCCTGCCGAAGGGGGCGATGATGACGCACGAGGCGCTCTGCCACGAGTACGAGAGCGCGATCGCGGCCCTGGACCTGGCGGAGGGTGACCTCCCGGTGCACTCCCTGCCGCTGTACCACTCGGCGCAGATGCACGTGTTCCTGCTGCCGTACCTGGCGGTGGGGGCGAGCAACACGATCGTGGACGCGCCCGTCGCGGAGGAGATCTTCGGCCTGGTCGAGGTGGGGCAGGCGGACAGCCTGTTCGCGCCGCCGACGGTGTGGATCGGGCTGGCCAACCATCCCGATTTCGCCGACTTCGCCGTTCGCGACCTGTCGGCCCTGCGCAAGGCGTACTACGGGGCCTCGATCATGCCGGTACCGGTCCTGGAGCGGCTGCGCGCACGGCTGCCCGGACTCGGCTTCTACAACTGCTTCGGGCAGAGCGAGATCGGCCCGCTGGCCACGGTGCTGCGGCCGGAGGAGCACGAGGGGCGGATGGACTCGTGCGGGCGGCCGGTCCACCACGTGGAGGCGCGGGTCGTCGACGAGGACGGGGCCGAGGTGCCGGACGGCACGGCGGGCGAGGTGGTCTACCGCTCCCCCCAGCTCTGCCTGGGCTACTGGAACGACGCGGACGCGACCAAGAAGGCCTTCCGGGACGGCTGGTTCCGTTCCGGCGACCTGGCGGTCCGGGACCCGGAGGGGTACTTCACGGTCGTGGACCGGGTGAAGGACGTCATCAACTCGGGCGGGGTGCTGGTGGCCTCACGGCAGGTCGAGGACGTGCTGTACACCCATCCGGGCGTGGCCGAGGCGGCGGTGGTCGGCCTGCCGGACGAGCGGTGGATCGAGGCCGTCACGGCGGTGGTGGTCCCGCGCGACGGGGTGACGGAGGCGGAACTCCTGGCCTACGCCCGCGAGAAGCTGGCCCACTTCAAGGCCCCGAAGCGGATCCTCTTCGTGGACTCCCTGCCCCGCAACGCGAGCGGCAAGATCCTCAAGCGCACCCTGCGCGACCGGTTCTCGTCCCCGGACTGA
- a CDS encoding nitronate monooxygenase, with the protein METELSRKLGIEHAIFGFTPFPAVAAAITRAGGFGVLGAVRYTAPDDLKRDLDWMQEHTDGKPYGLDVVMPAKKAVDGVSEADIEAMIPAAHREYVRDTLAKHHVPELAEGEASGWRITGWMEQVARNQLDVAFDYPIKLLANALGSPPADVIARAHDHGVLVAALAGSAKHARRHAEAGIDIVVAQGYEAGGHTGDIATMVLVPEVVEAVAPLPVLAAGGIGSGEQIAAGLALGAQGAWLGSLWLTTTEADMHSRALTEKLLAAGSGDTVRSRALTGKPARQLRTEWTDAWDDPEGPGALPMPLQGLLVAEAVSRIQKYEIQPLLGTPVGQIVGRMNSERSVQAVFDDLTSGFERAIDRITRIAGRA; encoded by the coding sequence ATGGAGACGGAGCTGAGCAGAAAACTGGGAATAGAGCACGCCATCTTCGGCTTCACGCCCTTCCCGGCGGTGGCCGCTGCCATCACCCGCGCGGGCGGGTTCGGGGTGCTCGGGGCGGTCCGCTACACCGCCCCCGACGACCTCAAGCGCGACCTCGACTGGATGCAGGAGCATACCGACGGCAAGCCCTACGGGCTCGACGTGGTCATGCCCGCGAAGAAGGCCGTCGACGGCGTCAGCGAGGCCGACATCGAGGCGATGATCCCGGCCGCGCACCGGGAGTACGTCCGCGACACCCTCGCCAAACACCACGTACCCGAACTCGCCGAGGGCGAGGCCTCCGGCTGGCGCATCACCGGCTGGATGGAGCAGGTCGCCCGCAACCAGCTCGACGTCGCCTTCGACTACCCCATCAAACTCCTCGCGAACGCGCTGGGTTCCCCGCCCGCCGACGTCATCGCGCGCGCCCACGACCACGGAGTCCTCGTCGCCGCCCTCGCGGGCAGCGCCAAGCACGCCCGCCGGCACGCCGAGGCCGGCATCGACATCGTCGTCGCCCAGGGCTACGAGGCCGGCGGACACACCGGGGACATCGCCACCATGGTCCTGGTGCCCGAGGTGGTGGAGGCCGTCGCCCCGCTCCCGGTCCTCGCCGCCGGAGGCATCGGCAGCGGCGAGCAGATCGCCGCCGGACTGGCCCTCGGCGCCCAGGGCGCCTGGCTCGGCTCCCTCTGGCTGACCACCACCGAGGCGGACATGCACTCCCGCGCCCTCACCGAGAAGCTGCTCGCGGCCGGTTCCGGCGACACCGTCCGCTCCCGGGCGCTGACCGGCAAGCCCGCCCGGCAGCTGCGCACCGAGTGGACCGACGCGTGGGACGACCCGGAGGGCCCCGGCGCCCTGCCGATGCCCCTGCAGGGACTCCTCGTCGCGGAGGCCGTGTCCCGCATCCAGAAGTACGAGATCCAGCCGCTGCTGGGCACGCCCGTCGGGCAGATCGTCGGCCGGATGAACAGCGAACGCAGCGTCCAGGCCGTCTTCGACGACCTCACCAGCGGCTTCGAGCGCGCCATCGACCGCATCACCCGCATCGCCGGCCGGGCCTGA
- a CDS encoding TetR/AcrR family transcriptional regulator yields the protein MSSSSPERGGDRRTLIADSAIDLVAAVGLRGLTHRAVDGAAGLPAGSTSYYFRTRTALIGACYARLAELDLGDFDGGAPPSPADRDAVAAAVAALLHRWLTTGRSRQLARFELSLEAARNPELATELHRAGRGSRERAAGILAALGAARPAESAELLVAWTDGLLYDRLAGAPARTRPAPDPAELKTVARRMIDAVLA from the coding sequence ATGAGTTCCAGTTCCCCCGAGCGCGGCGGCGACCGCAGAACCCTGATCGCGGACAGCGCGATCGACCTCGTGGCCGCCGTCGGGCTCAGGGGCCTGACGCACCGGGCGGTCGACGGCGCGGCGGGGCTTCCGGCGGGCAGCACCTCGTACTACTTCCGTACGAGGACCGCGCTGATCGGCGCCTGCTACGCACGGCTGGCCGAGCTGGACCTCGGCGACTTCGACGGGGGCGCCCCGCCTTCACCGGCGGACCGGGACGCCGTCGCCGCGGCGGTCGCCGCGCTGCTCCACCGATGGCTGACCACGGGGCGGTCCCGGCAACTGGCGCGCTTCGAGCTGAGCCTGGAGGCCGCGCGGAACCCGGAGCTCGCGACGGAACTCCACCGGGCCGGCCGGGGCTCGCGCGAGCGGGCCGCCGGGATCCTCGCGGCACTCGGCGCCGCCCGGCCGGCCGAATCCGCCGAACTCCTGGTCGCCTGGACCGACGGACTCCTCTACGACCGCCTCGCGGGCGCACCCGCCCGCACCCGCCCCGCACCCGACCCGGCCGAACTGAAGACCGTGGCCCGCCGGATGATCGACGCGGTCCTCGCCTAG
- a CDS encoding calcium:proton antiporter, whose protein sequence is MSTATHRAPLIDWTVVVPVVALVALAFSWGRDLPTLAVALVALCLAGAVLAAVHHAEVVAHRVGEPFGSLVLAVAVTVIEVALIVTLLADGGDKTASLARDTVFAAVMITCNGIVGLSLLVGALRNRVAVFNAEGSGAALATVATLAVLSLVLPTFTTSKPGPEFSTAQLAFAATASLALYGLFVAVQTVRHRDYFLPVDTKRIRKEAAQAAAAAAAGEEDEHAEPPTARAALISLGLLLVALVAVVGNAKAVSPTIERGVADLGLPYAVVGVIIALLVLAPETLAAVRAARRDRVQTSLNLAYGSAIASIGLTIPAIALATVWLSGPLVLGLEPVHMVLLALTVVVGALTIVPGRATLLQGGVHMVLLAAYLFLAVSP, encoded by the coding sequence ATGAGTACGGCAACGCACAGAGCTCCCCTGATCGACTGGACCGTCGTGGTCCCCGTGGTGGCGCTCGTCGCGCTCGCCTTCAGCTGGGGACGCGACCTGCCCACGCTCGCCGTGGCCCTGGTGGCGCTCTGCCTGGCCGGCGCCGTGCTGGCGGCGGTCCACCACGCCGAGGTCGTCGCCCACCGGGTCGGCGAACCCTTCGGCTCACTGGTGCTCGCCGTCGCGGTCACCGTCATCGAAGTGGCCCTCATCGTCACCCTGCTGGCCGACGGAGGCGACAAGACAGCCTCCCTGGCCCGCGACACCGTCTTCGCCGCCGTCATGATCACGTGCAACGGCATCGTCGGCCTGTCCCTGCTCGTCGGGGCCCTGCGCAACCGTGTCGCGGTCTTCAACGCCGAGGGCTCGGGCGCGGCCCTGGCCACCGTCGCCACGCTCGCCGTACTCAGTCTGGTGCTCCCCACCTTCACCACCTCCAAGCCCGGCCCCGAGTTCTCCACGGCCCAGCTCGCCTTCGCCGCCACCGCCTCTCTCGCCCTCTACGGCCTGTTCGTCGCCGTCCAGACGGTCCGTCACCGCGACTACTTCCTGCCCGTCGACACGAAGCGGATCCGCAAGGAGGCGGCGCAGGCCGCCGCAGCGGCCGCGGCGGGCGAGGAGGACGAGCACGCCGAACCGCCCACCGCGCGCGCCGCCCTGATCAGCCTCGGGCTGCTGCTCGTCGCGCTCGTCGCGGTCGTCGGGAACGCCAAGGCCGTCTCCCCGACCATCGAGCGCGGGGTCGCCGACCTCGGCCTGCCGTACGCCGTGGTCGGTGTGATCATCGCCCTGCTCGTCCTGGCCCCCGAGACCCTGGCCGCCGTCCGCGCGGCCCGCCGCGACCGGGTGCAGACGAGCCTCAACCTCGCCTACGGCTCCGCCATCGCGAGCATCGGCCTGACCATCCCGGCCATCGCCCTCGCCACGGTCTGGCTCTCCGGACCGCTGGTGCTCGGGCTCGAACCGGTCCACATGGTGCTGCTCGCGCTGACCGTGGTCGTCGGCGCCCTCACCATCGTCCCGGGCCGCGCCACGCTGCTCCAGGGCGGCGTCCACATGGTGCTGCTGGCCGCGTACCTCTTCCTCGCCGTCAGCCCCTGA
- a CDS encoding acyl-CoA synthetase yields the protein MTDTPPNGFWAQATADPERTVLVTPEGETWSAARLHADVNRLVHGLRAAGLEKGDVFAVVLPNSVEFLTAYLAASQAGFYLVPVNHHLVGPEIAWIVSDSGAKVLVAHERFADAATAAADEAGLPASHRYAVGAVSGFRSYGELLDGQPDTAPADRTLGWVMNYTSGTTGRPRGIRRPLPGKLPEETYLGGFLGIFGIRAFDDNVHLVCSPLYHTAVLQFAAAALHIGHPLVLMDKWTAEEMLRLIDAHACTHTHMVPTQFHRLLALPQETKDAYDVSSMRHAIHGAAPCPDHVKRAMIDWWGGCVEEYYAASEGGGAFATAEDWLKKPGTVGKAWPISELAIFDDDGERLPAGELGTVYIKMNTGGFSYHKDEGKTKKNRIGDFFTVGDLGLMDEEGYLFLRDRKIDMIISGGVNIYPAEIESALLTHPAVADAAAFGIPHPSWGEEVKAVIEPAEGFAASDALAAEILNHCERQLAGYKRPKTVDFIETMPRDPNGKLYKRRLREPYWEGHDRAM from the coding sequence ATGACCGACACACCCCCCAATGGCTTCTGGGCCCAGGCGACCGCCGACCCCGAGCGCACCGTCCTGGTCACCCCCGAGGGCGAGACCTGGTCCGCCGCGCGGCTGCACGCCGACGTCAACCGCCTCGTGCACGGACTGCGCGCCGCCGGCCTGGAGAAGGGCGACGTCTTCGCGGTCGTCCTCCCCAACAGCGTCGAGTTCCTCACCGCCTACCTGGCCGCCTCCCAGGCCGGGTTCTACCTCGTCCCCGTCAACCACCACCTCGTGGGCCCCGAGATCGCCTGGATCGTCTCCGACTCCGGAGCCAAGGTGCTCGTCGCCCACGAACGCTTCGCCGACGCCGCCACCGCCGCGGCCGACGAGGCGGGCCTGCCCGCGAGCCACCGGTACGCCGTCGGAGCGGTCTCGGGTTTCCGCTCGTACGGCGAACTGCTCGACGGGCAGCCGGACACCGCCCCCGCCGACCGCACGCTCGGCTGGGTCATGAACTACACCTCCGGCACCACCGGCCGGCCGCGCGGCATCCGCCGCCCGCTGCCCGGCAAGCTCCCGGAGGAGACGTACCTCGGCGGCTTCCTCGGCATCTTCGGCATCCGCGCCTTCGACGACAACGTCCACCTCGTGTGCTCGCCGCTCTACCACACGGCGGTCCTGCAGTTCGCGGCCGCGGCCCTGCACATCGGGCACCCGCTCGTCCTGATGGACAAGTGGACCGCCGAGGAGATGCTGCGCCTGATCGACGCGCACGCCTGCACGCACACCCACATGGTCCCGACGCAGTTCCACCGGCTCCTCGCGCTCCCGCAGGAGACGAAGGACGCGTACGACGTCTCCTCCATGCGGCACGCCATCCACGGCGCCGCGCCCTGCCCCGACCACGTCAAGCGGGCGATGATCGACTGGTGGGGCGGGTGCGTGGAGGAGTACTACGCGGCGAGCGAGGGCGGCGGCGCCTTCGCGACGGCCGAGGACTGGCTGAAGAAGCCGGGAACCGTCGGCAAGGCCTGGCCGATCAGCGAGCTCGCCATCTTCGACGACGACGGCGAGCGACTGCCCGCCGGGGAACTCGGGACCGTCTACATCAAGATGAACACCGGTGGCTTCAGCTACCACAAGGACGAGGGCAAGACGAAGAAGAACCGCATCGGCGACTTCTTCACCGTCGGAGACCTCGGCCTGATGGACGAGGAGGGCTACCTCTTCCTCCGCGACCGGAAGATCGACATGATCATCTCGGGCGGGGTGAACATCTACCCGGCGGAGATCGAGTCGGCACTGCTCACGCATCCGGCGGTCGCGGACGCCGCCGCCTTCGGCATCCCGCACCCCTCCTGGGGCGAGGAGGTCAAGGCGGTCATCGAACCGGCCGAGGGCTTCGCGGCGAGCGACGCCCTGGCCGCGGAGATCCTGAACCACTGCGAGCGGCAACTGGCCGGGTACAAGCGGCCCAAGACCGTCGACTTCATCGAGACGATGCCGCGCGACCCCAACGGCAAGCTGTACAAGCGCCGCCTGCGCGAGCCGTACTGGGAGGGCCACGACCGCGCGATGTGA